From the Natrarchaeobaculum aegyptiacum genome, one window contains:
- a CDS encoding response regulator transcription factor gives MASAHAPDRDTPSVLIVEDEPDLADLYATWLEDVCSPTAVYDGSEALEAIDENVDVVLLDRRMPGLSGDTVLETIRERNLDCRVAMVTAIEPDFDIVGMGFDDYLVKPVSESELVETIEGLQLRAAYDDQLQEFFALASKKVLLDGEKSDAERKSSQEYARLEDRLAVLRVRIDETVEEILEGDGYRQLVRDLGQESLLEE, from the coding sequence ATGGCCTCAGCCCACGCCCCTGACCGTGACACACCGTCCGTACTCATCGTCGAAGACGAGCCGGACCTCGCAGACCTGTACGCGACCTGGCTCGAGGACGTCTGTTCACCCACGGCGGTGTACGACGGGAGCGAGGCGCTCGAGGCGATCGACGAGAACGTCGACGTCGTCTTGCTCGACCGGCGAATGCCGGGACTGTCCGGCGACACGGTTCTCGAGACGATCCGCGAACGCAATCTGGATTGTCGGGTCGCGATGGTCACCGCGATCGAACCCGACTTCGACATCGTCGGCATGGGGTTCGACGACTACCTCGTCAAACCCGTCTCCGAGTCCGAACTCGTCGAGACGATCGAGGGGTTGCAACTGCGGGCGGCGTACGACGACCAGCTCCAGGAGTTCTTCGCGCTCGCCTCGAAGAAGGTCCTGCTGGACGGCGAGAAGAGCGACGCCGAGCGAAAGTCCAGTCAGGAGTACGCCCGCCTCGAGGACCGACTCGCCGTCTTGCGCGTCAGGATCGACGAGACCGTCGAGGAGATCCTCGAGGGCGACGGCTACCGACAGCTGGTTCGTGACCTCGGCCAGGAGTCGCTGCTCGAGGAGTGA